Sequence from the Collinsella aerofaciens ATCC 25986 genome:
GGAGTCCTCGGGCCTGCCCGAGCAGGCGCTCTGGAGGTTGCGCTGCAGGTGCGTCACGCAGCGCTGCCAGGCGCAGCCCTGGAACAGGCGCGAGACGGCGGCCACGAGCCCGGCGTGGCTGTCGGAGACCACGAGGCGGACGCCGGCCAGCCCGCGCTCGCGCAGCCCGCCGAGGAATGCCGCCCAGGAGTCCTCGCTCTCGGTGTCGACCACGTCGCAGCCCAGGAAGTGCTTGCGCCCGTCGGCGCCCAGCCCGATCGCGGTCACGACGCCCTGCGAGACGACCGACGAGCCGACCCTGCAGCTCATGTAGGTGGCGTCGAGCCACAGGTAGCAGCACGGCGTGCCCGACAGGTCGCGGCGGCGGAACTCCGCCACCTCGGCGTCGAGGTCGGAGCAGAGGCTCGAGACCTCCGAGCTCGACAGCGAGGATATGCCCAGCCTGGACGCCACGCGCTCGACCTTGCGGGTGGATACGCCGCACACGTACATCTCCTGCACGATGGCGGCCACCGAGGTGTCGACGCGCGACCATCGCGCGAGCATGCCCTCGGGGTAGTAGGTGCCGTGCCTGAGCTTGGGTATCTCGAGCTCCACGTCGCCAACGGCGGTCTTGAGCGACCTGGGGCGGTAGCCGTTGCGGCTGTTCTCCCTGCCGTCGCTGCGCTCGTTGCGGCTCGCGCCGCACATCTGCTGGGCCTCGGAGTCCATCAGCGCGTTCATCACGCCGCCCAGCACCCTGCACGCGAACTCGCGCGCGTCGCCGCACTCCTGCCAAAGCCTCGCCGCCTCGAGGGCCTCGTCGCGGCCGAGGCGCAGTACACTCTCTTCTTGGGGCATCGCCTTTCCTTCCATTCGTCACCTTCATTACTCCAACGACGAATTCTAGGCGGTGTCCCCTCCCTTTCAAGAAAGGGCGGAGGCGGGGCATGCCCCGCCTCTTACACCACATCTCTGTGCGCTACCTTAGAACGACGACTGATAGTCCAGTTAAGCCAATTTAGTTACTGCAAAACTGGACATATGTGGCCCAACTCATCTAAAAACGCCTAATTTATATGTTACGAAGTTAGTGCCCGTACTCATATTTGCCACTTTTTGCACACGGCCTATCCCAGCCATGGTAAATCGATAACAAAACGGGCTCCAGACCGCTGAATCGTGCCGCATATGGCACGTCCGCAGTCCGGAACCCGGTCCAAATTGAGTTATTGCGCTGTGTTAGGCCAAAACGTCCGACAAAATCTCGATCAGGCTGTCCACGTCGGCTTCTTCGCAGACAAGCGGCGGCAGGAAACGCAGCGTGTGGGCACCAGTAGCGTTAATCACGGCGCCGGCGGCCAGCGCGCGGGCAACAATATCATGCGCATCGCCCGCAGCGTCATCCAGATCGCAGCCGAGCATTAAGCCGCGACCGCGTACCTCGGTAACGTGCGGAAGCTTGGCCAGCGCCTGCTCCATATAAGCACCCACCTTGGCGGCATGCTCAGCGTAGTCGCCGCGCACAAGCGCGGAGAGCGTCGCGGCGCACGCCGCGACAGCCAAGCAACTACCGCCAAAGGTCGAGCCGTGGTCGCCCGGCTTAAACACGTCGGCGATCTCCTTCTTTGCCACCACGGCACCCATGGGGACGCCGTCGGCGATGCCCTTGGCAAGACTCATGATGTCGGGCTCCACGCCATAGGTCTGGAATGCAAACGGCTTGCCGGAGCGGAAGATGCCACACTGGACCTCGTCGGCGATAAGAACGGCACCCACCTCGTGTGCCAAGTCGCGCGCTGCCGCCATAAACTCCTCGGTCATGGGGTGCACACCGCTCTCGCCCTGAATCGGCTCGAGCATGACGGCGCAAATCTCGCTTCCCAGCTGCTTAAAGATTGCACGCAGCTCATCGACATCGTTGGGTGTGCAGGCCACAAAGCCGCCCGGCAGCGGGCGGAAGCTATCCTGCAGCCAATCCTGCATGGTGGCGGCAATGGTCTCGAGCGTACGGCCGTGGAAGCCGCCGCGCATGCATACGATGGTGTTGCCGCCGTTACCAGCACGCTTGGCGTACAGACGCGCGAGCTTCATCGAGCCCTCGTTGGCTTCGGCACCAGAATTGGCAAAGAACGTCTCCCACACCTGCTCGTCCGCAGCCGGGGCACCGAGCGCAGCGGCCGTGGTCTCATCGCCGGCGGCAATGGCATCGGCCAGCACGCACGCACCATCTACGTCGTCGTTAGCGAGCTTGGACAGCAGCGCCGCGACCTGGCCACGCTGCTCGATGAAGAAGTAGTTGGAGACATGCATGAGCTTTTTGGTCTGCGCCTCGAGCGCCGAGAGCACTGCAGCGTTGCCGTGGCCAAGGCTGCACACACCGATACCGGCAAGAAAATCAAGATACTCACGGCCGTCATCGCCGACGAGCTTCATACCGTGACCTTCGACAAACTCAACCGGCGAGCGGCCAAAGGTATGCATAACGTAATGGGATTCGAGCGATTGTTGAGTTGCAAGTGACATGGGATGCCTTTCGTTGGGCGCCGGGCGGCGCGGGCTATGGGTGTTAGGATGCGGCGCCAGGACCTTAAACCGTCTGGAGCTTCTCGACCTCGTCGAGGTTCTCGGTCAGGCGCGCCGCAAACGTCGAAAGCGGGTGCGGATGCGTATCGAATTCGTAGGCCGTCTCGGTGGAGTGGATCACGGTGCCCACGCCAGCATCGGTCAGCAGCTCCAGGAGCAGCGAGTGCGGCGTCGTGCCGTTGATGATGTGGGCTCGGAACACGCCAGCGGCAAGCGCATCGACAGCGGCGCGCAGCTTTGGAATCATGCCCTTGTCGACCTCGCCGCCGTAGAGCATCTCATTAACCTCGTCGAGCGTTAGGTTGGAGATAAGCGAATCCTTGTCGCTAAAGTCCTTATACAGGCCATCGACGTCGGTAAGGAAGATCACCTTGTGCGCATGAAGCGCCGCCGCAACGGCGCCGGCGGCGGTATCGGCGTTGATGTTGAAGAAGCCACCTTCCTCCCCCGCTGCGACCGTGGCGATAACGGGAATGTACTCGCTGTCGAGCAGGCGCTCGATATAGTCGGTGTTGACGTGCGTAACCTTGCCTACGCGGCCGAGCTCTGGGTCGAGTGGCTCGGCGATAAGGGTACCGGCGTCGCTGCCGGACACGCCCACGGCCAGGTTGCCGTGGTGGTTGAGCGCCGCGACCAGCTCCTGATTGACCTTGCCGCCCAGCACCTCGCGCACGATATCCATGGTGGCAGGCGTAGTCACGCGCTGGCCGTTCTTAAACTCGACGGGGATGTCGTAGTGGCTGAGAGCCTCGTTGATGGCCTTGCCGCCACCGTGCACGATAACAGGGCGCATGCCGATAATCTTGAGCAGGACGATGTCGCTCATCACGTCACGACGCAGCTGCTCGTCGACCATGGCGGCACCGCCGTACTTGATAACGACCGTCTTACCGGTCAGGTTCTTAATCCACGGCAGCGCCTCGAACAGCAGCTGCGCGGTAACTTCGTTGGATTCGCTCGAGCGACAATCGCGTGCGAACTTCATAGTCTGCCTCGTCTTTCGTTTAGCTATCGCGCCGTACCTCGTTGCCCGAGATTGCAGCGGGATGCACGGCACATCGGGAGTCTAGGAACGGTAGTCACCGTTAATGGAGATGTACTCGTGCGTGAGGTCGCAAGTCCACACGGTGGTCGCCGCGTCCCCTGCACCCAGGTCTGCCGAGATCACAATCTCGGGCGCCTCAAAACGTCGCAGGGCTTCGTCCTCATCGAAGGGGACCGTCAGGCCATCGCGACAGACGGGCATACCCATCATGTCGATGGACACATCTTCTTGGTTAAACTGCACGCCGCACTTACCGAGCGCCATGGCAACGCGGCCCCAGTTGCAATCGTGGCCGGCAATGCAGGTCTTGACGAGCGGCGAGTTGGCGACGGCACGAGCGGCGATATCGGCCTCCTCGTCGTTCACGGCGCCGGTGACGTTAACCGTCACGAGCTTGGATGCGCCCTCGCCATCTGCGGCGATGTTGCGCGCCAGGCTCTCGCACACCTCATGCACGGCAAAGGCCAGCTCGTCGAAGGCGTCAGAGCCCTCGACAATAGGCTCGGCATCTGCGGCAGCGGCGCCGGAGGCAAGCATGATGCAGGTGTCGTTAGTCGAGGTGTCGGAATCGACCGTTACCTTGTTGAAGGTCTGTTTGACGGTGGAGAGCAACAGGGCATGGAGCGCCTCCGGCTCGACGGGGGCATCGGTAGTGATGACCGCGATCATGGTTGCCATGTTGGGCATGATCATGCCCGAGCCCTTGCACATACCGCCCACCGTATAGGCATTGCCTGCGTGCCCCGCGGCCTCGCTGCGGTAATACACGGCATACTCCTTGGAGTGCGTGTCGGTCGTCATGATAGCGCGGGCGGCATCAGCGCCACCATGGGCGGAGAGTGCCTCGTAGGCGGCAGGAACGGCGGTCTCAAACGTGTCAATCGGCAGAATCTGACCAATTACGCCCGTGGAGGCGACCAAAATCTGCTGGGGCTCGCAGCCGATGACCTGCGAGGCGATGTTGCAGGTCTCGCGCGCGCAGGCAAGACCGGTCTCGCCCGTGGCGGCGTTGGCGTTGCCAGAGTTGATAGAAACACCGGCGATGATGCCATAACCTTTGTCGGCGCCGCCCAGGTTGACACGGCTCACCTGCACGGGCGCCGCACAAAAGCGGTTAGTCGTAAACACGCCGGCCCCGGGACAGGGTTTATCGGGCACGACGAGCGCGTAATCCAGGCGCTCGGGATTCTTGCGGAATCCGGCATGGATGCCCGCCGCCTTAAAGCCGGCTGCCGCCGTTACGCCGCCTTCTACGGCACGAATCTTGATATCGAACTGCTCTGTATTCATCGTCTTTATGACTCCTTATGTCAAACAAAAAATGGGCATCGGTTGGTGCGCCATGCCAGCCACAATCATGAGACCAGCTTAAGAGTGGCGCCCCACTCGATGCCCGACTACCAAATCGCTAACAATCGAATGTGCTACACCGGGCACGCCACTGTGGGCAAGCCTCGTCGCTCGTCAAAACCAAAGACGATGTTTGCGCACTGGACCGCCTGGCCTGCTGCACCCTTGCACAGATTGTCGATGGCGCCCGTAGCCACCAGAACGCCCGCACGCTTGTTGAGCGCGAGGCCGATTTGGGCGGCGTTGGTGCCGACGACCGAAGCCGTCTTGGGCTGCTGGCCGGCATCGAGTACGCGCACGAAGGTGCGACCGGCGTAGAACTGCTTGTAATGGTCGACAACGTCCTCAAGGGTCAGCGTGTCGAGAGCCTGCGGCGCGAGCGGCAGCGTCACCGTGGAGAGTAGGCCGCGCTTGAGCGGTGCCAGATGCGGGGTGAAGACGATGCGGTCGGCCAGGCCAAGTATCTGCTCGATCTCGGGCGTATGACG
This genomic interval carries:
- a CDS encoding IS256 family transposase; this translates as MEGKAMPQEESVLRLGRDEALEAARLWQECGDAREFACRVLGGVMNALMDSEAQQMCGASRNERSDGRENSRNGYRPRSLKTAVGDVELEIPKLRHGTYYPEGMLARWSRVDTSVAAIVQEMYVCGVSTRKVERVASRLGISSLSSSEVSSLCSDLDAEVAEFRRRDLSGTPCCYLWLDATYMSCRVGSSVVSQGVVTAIGLGADGRKHFLGCDVVDTESEDSWAAFLGGLRERGLAGVRLVVSDSHAGLVAAVSRLFQGCAWQRCVTHLQRNLQSACSGRPEDSKAAVRDLVHAAVYQDDPDLARCVWAEAAPWVASVSARAGEVFEQAEDSALAFTAFPRAHWAKLRTNNVQERANREIKRRYRVVQSFPSRESMLRLTCASLMETEGQWSQQRVFSEASAAEGFAEPAGRPAPTEGRRRALGRRAREIVDEIVERRGLKKE
- a CDS encoding aspartate aminotransferase family protein, whose translation is MSLATQQSLESHYVMHTFGRSPVEFVEGHGMKLVGDDGREYLDFLAGIGVCSLGHGNAAVLSALEAQTKKLMHVSNYFFIEQRGQVAALLSKLANDDVDGACVLADAIAAGDETTAAALGAPAADEQVWETFFANSGAEANEGSMKLARLYAKRAGNGGNTIVCMRGGFHGRTLETIAATMQDWLQDSFRPLPGGFVACTPNDVDELRAIFKQLGSEICAVMLEPIQGESGVHPMTEEFMAAARDLAHEVGAVLIADEVQCGIFRSGKPFAFQTYGVEPDIMSLAKGIADGVPMGAVVAKKEIADVFKPGDHGSTFGGSCLAVAACAATLSALVRGDYAEHAAKVGAYMEQALAKLPHVTEVRGRGLMLGCDLDDAAGDAHDIVARALAAGAVINATGAHTLRFLPPLVCEEADVDSLIEILSDVLA
- the argB gene encoding acetylglutamate kinase is translated as MKFARDCRSSESNEVTAQLLFEALPWIKNLTGKTVVIKYGGAAMVDEQLRRDVMSDIVLLKIIGMRPVIVHGGGKAINEALSHYDIPVEFKNGQRVTTPATMDIVREVLGGKVNQELVAALNHHGNLAVGVSGSDAGTLIAEPLDPELGRVGKVTHVNTDYIERLLDSEYIPVIATVAAGEEGGFFNINADTAAGAVAAALHAHKVIFLTDVDGLYKDFSDKDSLISNLTLDEVNEMLYGGEVDKGMIPKLRAAVDALAAGVFRAHIINGTTPHSLLLELLTDAGVGTVIHSTETAYEFDTHPHPLSTFAARLTENLDEVEKLQTV
- the argJ gene encoding bifunctional glutamate N-acetyltransferase/amino-acid acetyltransferase ArgJ is translated as MNTEQFDIKIRAVEGGVTAAAGFKAAGIHAGFRKNPERLDYALVVPDKPCPGAGVFTTNRFCAAPVQVSRVNLGGADKGYGIIAGVSINSGNANAATGETGLACARETCNIASQVIGCEPQQILVASTGVIGQILPIDTFETAVPAAYEALSAHGGADAARAIMTTDTHSKEYAVYYRSEAAGHAGNAYTVGGMCKGSGMIMPNMATMIAVITTDAPVEPEALHALLLSTVKQTFNKVTVDSDTSTNDTCIMLASGAAAADAEPIVEGSDAFDELAFAVHEVCESLARNIAADGEGASKLVTVNVTGAVNDEEADIAARAVANSPLVKTCIAGHDCNWGRVAMALGKCGVQFNQEDVSIDMMGMPVCRDGLTVPFDEDEALRRFEAPEIVISADLGAGDAATTVWTCDLTHEYISINGDYRS